In Thermocrinis sp., the following proteins share a genomic window:
- the folK gene encoding 2-amino-4-hydroxy-6-hydroxymethyldihydropteridine diphosphokinase produces the protein MALCFLGLGSNVEDRMGYILKALDHIKNYAKILKSSTVYESAPWGVKDQPSFLNSVIMVETNLRPVDLLYRVKESEMLIGRRDRGRWGPREIDIDILLYEDHIIMLSFLKIPHPYILERDFVLIPLLEIAPALIHPLYKKPLSQYANQISVSLKPFACLYGIDSKG, from the coding sequence TTGGCTTTGTGCTTTCTTGGATTGGGGAGCAACGTGGAAGACAGGATGGGCTACATTTTAAAAGCTCTGGACCACATAAAAAACTACGCAAAAATTCTCAAATCTTCCACGGTATATGAGAGCGCACCTTGGGGTGTTAAAGACCAACCAAGCTTTTTAAACAGCGTGATAATGGTAGAAACAAACCTAAGGCCCGTAGATTTGCTATACCGAGTAAAAGAATCGGAAATGCTCATCGGAAGGAGAGATCGAGGAAGATGGGGACCTCGGGAAATAGACATAGACATCCTGCTTTACGAAGACCACATAATAATGCTTAGCTTTTTGAAAATTCCCCATCCTTACATCTTAGAAAGGGATTTTGTTTTAATACCTCTCTTAGAAATAGCTCCTGCCCTGATTCACCCACTCTACAAAAAGCCCCTTTCCCAATACGCTAATCAAATTAGCGTGTCCTTAAAGCCCTTTGCGTGCCTTTACGGTATAGATAGCAAAGGATAA
- a CDS encoding metal ABC transporter permease codes for MDFIENLLLVYQGVLAGIFIALSCSVLGVYLLMRRLSMLGAGISHSAFGGIALSFLFGVEPTIFTLIYTAFVSFFIQFLMERKNLPSDTILSLFFSFGTALAVIILSLSGSLGQEIYSYLFGSILTVSEMELYLSFAIFVLSLLIFKLKYDDLFLVLFNEEIARLRGINTSFLNYMFVLLAGINIVLSIKVAGLLLSASFVALPSMTALLIANSFFQTFLLSALFAVLSVTLGIFLSLLYNIPPSGSIVLLMVLLFLLSFAIYTVKARKGL; via the coding sequence ATGGACTTCATTGAAAACCTTTTACTTGTCTATCAAGGCGTCTTAGCGGGTATCTTTATAGCCCTGTCCTGCTCTGTATTAGGTGTGTATCTTCTTATGAGAAGACTCTCTATGCTCGGAGCTGGTATATCCCATTCGGCCTTTGGCGGTATAGCGTTGTCTTTTCTATTCGGAGTAGAACCCACTATCTTTACTCTGATTTACACCGCTTTCGTGTCTTTTTTCATTCAATTCTTGATGGAGAGGAAAAATCTGCCCTCAGACACTATTTTGTCCCTCTTCTTTTCCTTTGGCACAGCCCTCGCGGTAATAATCCTGTCCTTAAGCGGTAGTTTGGGTCAGGAGATATACTCTTACCTTTTTGGAAGTATCCTAACAGTTTCAGAAATGGAGTTATACCTAAGCTTTGCAATCTTTGTTCTGTCTTTGCTTATCTTTAAACTAAAGTACGATGACCTATTTTTGGTTCTATTTAATGAGGAGATAGCAAGGTTAAGGGGTATAAACACCAGCTTTTTGAACTATATGTTCGTATTGCTAGCGGGTATAAACATCGTCCTTTCAATAAAGGTAGCTGGGCTTTTACTCTCTGCATCTTTTGTAGCTCTTCCTTCTATGACCGCACTGCTGATAGCGAACTCCTTCTTTCAAACTTTTTTGCTTTCCGCTTTATTTGCAGTTTTGTCCGTAACCTTAGGCATTTTTCTTTCTTTGTTATACAACATACCCCCCAGTGGGTCCATAGTCCTGCTTATGGTTCTTCTTTTCCTGTTATCCTTTGCTATCTATACCGTAAAGGCACGCAAAGGGCTTTAA
- a CDS encoding ATP-binding cassette domain-containing protein, which yields MQEVIRVEKLRFRYKKEEPLIEDLSFSVYKGEFFCVVGPNGSGKTTLLKLLLGFLKPHQGRIYIFGEDLKSFNRWEKVGYVPQRFSVERFWTGTVEELFRKVAKKEKVGWIIAFLHLEGLLKKQFVKLSGGEQQKVLLALALTKNPDLLILDEPLTGLDIHAQEHIESTLREIAKDRTVVVVSHDIGFVLRNATRMLCLGMQECKITYPEQFTKLIRELYGLH from the coding sequence TTGCAAGAGGTAATAAGGGTAGAGAAACTAAGGTTTAGATACAAAAAGGAAGAGCCTCTTATAGAAGACCTTAGCTTTTCTGTTTACAAAGGGGAATTTTTTTGTGTAGTTGGTCCCAATGGTTCTGGTAAAACTACCCTTCTTAAGCTTCTCTTGGGCTTTCTAAAGCCTCATCAGGGAAGGATTTACATCTTTGGAGAAGACCTCAAAAGCTTTAATCGTTGGGAGAAGGTAGGTTATGTGCCTCAGAGGTTTAGCGTGGAGAGGTTCTGGACTGGAACGGTGGAGGAGCTTTTTAGAAAAGTAGCAAAGAAGGAAAAGGTTGGTTGGATAATAGCCTTTTTGCACCTTGAGGGCCTGTTAAAGAAGCAGTTTGTTAAGCTTTCTGGCGGAGAACAGCAGAAAGTGCTTTTGGCTTTGGCTCTTACCAAAAACCCAGACCTTCTGATTTTGGATGAGCCTCTAACAGGTTTGGACATACACGCCCAAGAGCATATAGAGAGTACCCTTAGAGAGATTGCCAAAGATAGGACGGTTGTGGTGGTATCCCATGACATTGGGTTTGTTTTGCGAAACGCCACGCGGATGCTCTGCCTTGGTATGCAGGAGTGTAAAATAACTTACCCTGAGCAGTTTACCAAGCTTATAAGGGAGCTTTATGGACTTCATTGA
- a CDS encoding metal ABC transporter substrate-binding protein produces MRFVLAFFILISLSFSKESLVATTYPIYYPLAYMAGDIYNVRILISTKADVHHYELRPTDRKILKDAKAVFTLGLESWEKKLPVEKNKLYLLHQNIDFMIIGKHKDPHLWVSPRSYQKLVDNIFKALMNMDPNNRELYQKRYEEFSKRLKELDNEFSKRLSTCKSRWLVSTHHSLNYLAKDYDLKAVGIKGIHAEEEPKPSEILNLIKLMKKESIKAIFVEEGYSDKVARKLSQETGAKIYRINTSLYLTNQNDDYFSIMDRNLRSLAEGLDCKR; encoded by the coding sequence ATGAGGTTTGTTTTGGCTTTCTTTATTTTGATAAGCTTGAGTTTTTCCAAGGAATCTCTGGTAGCCACCACCTACCCAATTTACTATCCTTTGGCATATATGGCTGGAGATATTTACAACGTCCGTATCTTGATATCTACGAAGGCAGATGTTCATCACTATGAGTTAAGACCAACTGATCGTAAGATCTTAAAAGATGCGAAAGCTGTGTTTACTCTTGGATTGGAAAGTTGGGAAAAAAAACTGCCCGTAGAGAAAAACAAACTCTATCTTTTACATCAAAACATAGACTTTATGATTATAGGCAAACACAAAGACCCCCATCTGTGGGTGTCCCCTAGGTCCTACCAAAAGCTTGTGGATAATATCTTCAAAGCACTGATGAATATGGACCCAAACAACAGAGAGCTTTATCAAAAAAGGTATGAGGAATTTTCTAAAAGACTTAAAGAGCTGGACAATGAATTTAGCAAAAGGCTTTCTACCTGCAAGAGCAGATGGCTTGTTTCCACGCACCATTCTTTAAACTACCTTGCCAAGGACTACGATCTTAAAGCGGTAGGCATCAAAGGGATCCATGCGGAAGAAGAACCCAAACCTTCCGAAATACTCAATCTCATCAAACTGATGAAAAAAGAATCTATAAAGGCAATCTTTGTAGAAGAGGGCTACAGCGATAAAGTGGCAAGAAAACTTTCCCAGGAGACTGGAGCGAAAATATACAGGATAAACACCTCCTTATATCTCACTAACCAAAATGATGACTACTTCTCTATAATGGATAGAAACCTACGGTCTTTGGCAGAGGGTTTAGATTGCAAGAGGTAA
- the era gene encoding GTPase Era gives MKVGYVAIVGKPNVGKSTLLNNLIGTKLSIVSPKPGTTRIRVLGVKNIPDKAQIIFLDTPGIYKPRDALGEAMVGIAGASLQDADLILFIIDAEDGWKEDDQTVFETYIKPYSKEKPILLVINKVDRIGPLENLLPFVEEISKKYPEFKEIIPISALKGFNIDRLLKVIVDYLPEGEPLFPEEMTTDIPFRLLVAEIIREKVLLKVHQEIPQGVAVVVNEVSDGRHDPRVLVIKADIIVDRDNYKPIIIGKDGQRLKSIGKMAREELEVITGRKVYLELFVRVKPDWRKRPELVKSFGYRIE, from the coding sequence ATGAAGGTTGGTTATGTTGCAATAGTTGGCAAGCCGAACGTGGGTAAATCTACTCTTTTAAACAATCTAATAGGAACAAAGTTATCCATAGTCTCTCCAAAGCCAGGTACCACAAGGATAAGGGTCCTTGGCGTTAAGAATATACCCGATAAAGCCCAGATAATATTCTTAGACACGCCCGGCATATACAAACCAAGGGATGCCTTAGGTGAAGCTATGGTGGGAATAGCCGGAGCTTCTCTGCAGGATGCGGATTTGATACTTTTTATCATAGACGCAGAGGACGGTTGGAAGGAAGACGATCAAACAGTTTTTGAAACCTACATAAAACCCTATTCGAAGGAAAAGCCCATCCTTTTGGTGATAAACAAGGTAGACAGGATCGGCCCGCTGGAAAATTTGCTGCCTTTTGTGGAAGAAATTTCCAAAAAGTATCCAGAGTTTAAAGAGATAATTCCCATAAGTGCCCTAAAAGGCTTTAACATAGACAGACTATTAAAGGTCATAGTTGATTACTTACCAGAAGGAGAGCCCCTTTTTCCTGAAGAGATGACCACAGACATTCCTTTTAGACTTTTGGTAGCAGAGATTATAAGGGAAAAAGTTTTGCTAAAGGTTCATCAAGAAATACCACAAGGAGTGGCTGTGGTGGTAAATGAGGTCTCAGATGGAAGGCACGATCCACGGGTTTTGGTTATAAAGGCGGACATAATAGTTGATAGGGACAACTACAAGCCTATAATTATAGGTAAGGACGGTCAGAGGTTGAAGAGTATAGGTAAGATGGCAAGGGAAGAATTGGAGGTTATAACTGGCAGAAAGGTTTATTTGGAATTATTTGTCAGAGTGAAGCCCGATTGGAGGAAGAGACCAGAACTTGTAAAGAGCTTTGGATATAGGATAGAATGA
- a CDS encoding NADP-dependent isocitrate dehydrogenase has translation MERVYYWSGKAVIPQEGQFIRLKEDKNLEVPNNPIIPYIEGDGIGPEIAPAMIMVVNKAVEKAYGGSRAIYWVELLAGDKAEEKTGQRMPQETLEVLKTAIVSIKGPLGTPVGKGGKSLNAILRQSMDFYSAIRPVYWLGQPSPIPNPERVNVAVFRENSDDVYMSIEFMPRDEKTQKVRKFFIEEMGVSEYALPEDCGITVKPMSEWKTKRHVRKALRYALQNNKRVVAVVGKGNIMKATEGAFMNWAFEVAKEPEFEGKIITEGEPKEGQVLMVKVITDQMLMQLVLKPEAYDVIITQNLNGDYISDLASALVGGPGFVPSGNIGDGYALFESTHGTAYDIAGKGIANPLSLTLSGAMMLEYIGWKEASELIYTAVKETIKDRLGTPDIANGFKKMGIDAKALSTEEFAKAIAERI, from the coding sequence ATGGAAAGAGTTTATTATTGGTCTGGTAAAGCGGTCATACCCCAAGAGGGTCAGTTTATAAGACTTAAAGAAGACAAGAACTTGGAGGTCCCAAACAATCCTATCATTCCCTACATAGAGGGAGATGGAATAGGTCCAGAGATTGCTCCGGCGATGATAATGGTTGTAAATAAGGCAGTTGAAAAGGCTTACGGTGGTTCAAGGGCTATATATTGGGTGGAACTTTTAGCTGGAGACAAGGCAGAGGAAAAAACAGGTCAAAGAATGCCCCAAGAAACCCTTGAGGTTTTAAAAACCGCCATAGTGTCCATAAAAGGACCATTGGGCACCCCCGTAGGAAAGGGAGGAAAATCTTTAAACGCCATACTAAGGCAGTCTATGGATTTTTATTCCGCCATAAGACCGGTTTATTGGCTTGGACAGCCTTCACCCATACCAAACCCAGAGAGGGTAAATGTAGCTGTCTTTAGGGAAAACTCCGATGATGTTTATATGTCCATAGAATTCATGCCAAGGGATGAGAAAACTCAGAAGGTGAGGAAGTTTTTCATAGAAGAGATGGGAGTTTCCGAGTATGCGCTGCCAGAAGACTGTGGAATAACCGTAAAGCCCATGAGCGAGTGGAAGACCAAAAGGCACGTAAGAAAAGCCCTAAGGTATGCACTGCAGAACAACAAAAGAGTGGTGGCGGTTGTAGGAAAAGGAAACATCATGAAGGCAACAGAAGGTGCCTTTATGAACTGGGCCTTTGAGGTGGCAAAGGAGCCAGAGTTTGAAGGAAAGATTATAACAGAAGGAGAACCAAAGGAAGGGCAAGTGCTTATGGTAAAGGTGATCACAGACCAGATGCTCATGCAGTTGGTTTTAAAGCCAGAAGCTTACGATGTGATAATCACCCAAAATCTGAATGGTGATTACATATCTGACCTGGCTTCCGCCTTGGTAGGAGGACCCGGTTTTGTGCCAAGCGGAAACATAGGAGACGGTTATGCGTTGTTTGAAAGCACCCACGGAACTGCATACGACATAGCAGGAAAGGGTATAGCCAATCCACTTTCTTTGACACTTTCGGGAGCTATGATGCTTGAATACATAGGTTGGAAAGAAGCATCTGAACTTATATACACCGCAGTGAAGGAAACTATAAAGGATAGGTTAGGAACACCAGACATAGCCAATGGCTTTAAGAAGATGGGCATAGATGCTAAAGCCCTATCTACAGAAGAATTTGCAAAGGCTATAGCGGAAAGGATATGA
- a CDS encoding S41 family peptidase: MSEFVKVKAYLSKQPTVHYIILIIMRKLNRLGSIGIVIITFSLGFILGFASQGRQTEDEYKYLRIFTDALKIVKDNYVEPVSTKDLIYGALNGMTKALDPFSSFFDPKQYESFKQETEGEFGGIGIEIGMEKGRPIVISPIEGTPAHRAGIRSGDVIIEINGEDTSNMSLMDVVQRIRGKVGTKVELSIYRKGMDKPIKIELERALIKIESVKWTKIGDVGYIKLSQFNENVSVQIEKAVKELLAKGVSGFILDLRNDPGGLLSEAVNVCDLFLPEGKLIVYTKSRNGETQRYFSRRKPIIPDNTPLVVLINKGSASASEIVAGALQDHKRAIILGEKSYGKASVQNIIPMEDGSALKLTVAYYYTPLGKLIHKRGINPDVEVVMSEKQEEALQEAIRQRRLQGENSLIVIPEMDPQLSKALEIIKGQRLKRVANL; the protein is encoded by the coding sequence ATGAGTGAGTTTGTAAAGGTAAAAGCATACCTATCTAAACAACCCACTGTGCATTATATTATACTTATCATCATGAGGAAGTTGAATAGATTAGGAAGTATTGGAATAGTAATAATAACTTTTAGTTTGGGCTTTATATTGGGTTTTGCTTCTCAAGGCAGGCAGACAGAGGACGAATACAAGTATTTAAGAATTTTCACCGATGCTCTAAAGATAGTAAAGGATAATTACGTAGAGCCAGTTAGCACAAAAGACCTTATCTACGGGGCTCTAAACGGTATGACAAAAGCTCTGGATCCATTCTCCAGCTTTTTCGATCCTAAGCAGTACGAAAGCTTCAAGCAAGAAACAGAAGGTGAATTTGGGGGAATAGGTATAGAAATAGGCATGGAAAAAGGAAGACCCATAGTTATATCTCCCATAGAAGGAACGCCTGCCCACAGAGCGGGAATTAGGTCAGGTGATGTGATAATTGAAATAAACGGGGAAGATACATCAAACATGAGCCTCATGGACGTGGTGCAGAGGATCAGGGGTAAAGTAGGGACAAAAGTGGAGCTTTCTATATACAGAAAGGGTATGGACAAACCTATAAAGATAGAGTTAGAAAGAGCTTTAATAAAGATAGAAAGCGTAAAATGGACGAAGATAGGGGATGTGGGATACATAAAGCTTTCTCAGTTTAACGAAAATGTAAGTGTACAAATAGAAAAGGCTGTTAAAGAATTGCTTGCCAAGGGAGTTAGTGGCTTTATTCTTGACTTGAGGAACGACCCGGGAGGACTTTTGAGTGAGGCTGTGAATGTCTGCGACCTGTTCTTGCCCGAAGGAAAACTCATAGTTTACACAAAAAGCAGGAATGGGGAAACCCAAAGATACTTTTCCAGAAGAAAGCCGATAATCCCTGATAATACTCCTTTAGTTGTGTTGATAAACAAAGGTTCTGCCAGTGCGTCAGAGATTGTGGCCGGTGCCCTGCAAGATCACAAAAGAGCCATCATTTTGGGAGAGAAATCTTACGGTAAAGCCTCTGTGCAGAACATAATACCTATGGAAGATGGTTCCGCCTTAAAACTGACAGTTGCCTACTATTACACTCCCCTTGGCAAGCTCATACACAAAAGGGGTATAAATCCAGACGTTGAGGTTGTTATGAGCGAAAAGCAAGAAGAGGCTTTGCAAGAGGCTATAAGGCAAAGGAGATTGCAAGGTGAAAATAGCCTGATAGTTATACCAGAAATGGATCCTCAACTTAGCAAAGCTTTAGAAATAATAAAGGGGCAGAGGCTGAAGAGAGTGGCAAATCTATGA
- the tsaD gene encoding tRNA (adenosine(37)-N6)-threonylcarbamoyltransferase complex transferase subunit TsaD, with amino-acid sequence MITLAIETSCDETALALYSQEHGLIGDVLLSQTKIHQEFGGVVPELSAREHTKNLLPLLDLLLKKTNFDLSKIDFVSFTLTPGLILSLVVGASFAKSVAYALRKPLVPVHHLEGHIYSVFVEKPISYPFLALIVSGGHTDLYLVEGFGKYTFLGGTLDDAVGESYDKTARLMGFGYPGGPILDRLAKEGKPSYNLPRPMIEEPTLNMSFSGLKTAVRRIVESCEYSKEDLASSFQNAVLDVLEAKTLKAIELTRIKRLIVVGGVSANSGLRQRFSMLADKLGIELYIPHPKLSTDNAVMIAYAGLERFKKGITAPDDINPEPNMLLETFGRLWS; translated from the coding sequence ATGATAACCTTAGCCATTGAGACCTCCTGCGACGAAACCGCTTTAGCTTTATATTCTCAGGAGCATGGACTAATAGGGGATGTGCTTCTTTCTCAGACTAAAATTCACCAAGAGTTTGGCGGGGTGGTTCCCGAGCTTTCCGCAAGGGAGCACACCAAAAATCTTTTACCCCTTCTTGATCTTCTTCTTAAAAAGACAAATTTTGACCTAAGTAAGATTGACTTCGTTTCCTTTACTTTAACTCCCGGTCTTATACTTTCCTTAGTGGTTGGTGCATCCTTTGCCAAATCCGTTGCCTATGCCTTAAGGAAACCCTTAGTGCCCGTGCATCACTTAGAAGGACACATATATTCTGTCTTTGTAGAAAAACCTATTTCTTATCCCTTTTTGGCTTTAATTGTTTCTGGAGGTCATACGGACCTATACTTAGTTGAAGGCTTTGGAAAATATACGTTTTTGGGTGGAACCTTAGACGACGCAGTAGGAGAAAGCTATGATAAAACCGCAAGGCTTATGGGGTTTGGCTATCCCGGAGGTCCCATACTGGATAGGCTGGCAAAGGAAGGAAAACCATCTTACAATTTACCCAGACCTATGATAGAAGAGCCAACGCTTAATATGTCTTTTAGTGGGTTAAAGACTGCAGTAAGACGCATTGTAGAATCTTGTGAGTATTCAAAAGAAGATTTGGCTTCTTCGTTTCAAAATGCGGTTTTGGACGTGTTGGAAGCTAAAACACTGAAAGCCATTGAACTAACTAGGATAAAAAGGTTGATCGTAGTTGGTGGGGTATCTGCTAACAGTGGGCTTCGCCAGAGGTTTAGCATGCTTGCGGACAAACTCGGCATAGAGCTTTACATACCCCATCCTAAGCTATCTACTGACAATGCAGTCATGATAGCTTATGCAGGTTTAGAGAGGTTCAAAAAAGGTATAACCGCTCCCGATGATATAAATCCAGAGCCAAACATGCTACTTGAAACCTTTGGGAGGTTGTGGTCATGA
- a CDS encoding TldD/PmbA family protein, with protein MNAKDLIKEKAGYILSNLLCNGGEYGEIFYEKSITSRMQLEDNKIDKVQWGIDEGVGIRLIKDGKTYYGYITDITYENLLEIARTLAKGSGHGPVAIGKKRIVGWTEVIIDPEEKDLNYRAEILHRANAKARSYGDKIKQVLVVLMDKTRDIMVINSLGESAEDLQKRVVFFTEVVASDGINLQRGYESLGGAKGFEIFEESPPELVAEKAAKRALLMLSAKPAPAGQFTVVLSGEAGGTMIHEAVGHGFEADLVQKGLSVYKGKLGQKVASELITVIDDGSLQGKNGYFVVDDEGVPSQRTVLIENGYLVGYMYDRLSAMKEGKQSTGNGRRQSYAHIPMVRMTNTFIASGKDNPEDIIRDTKKGVFVVKMGGGEVNTVTGDFVFEIMEGYMIENGQITYPIRSATLIGNGPKVLQDVDAVGWDLGWSIGTCGKDGQGVPVSDAQPTLRIRSLILGGTEV; from the coding sequence ATGAATGCAAAAGATTTAATAAAAGAAAAGGCTGGATACATACTTTCCAACCTGCTTTGCAACGGAGGAGAATACGGAGAGATCTTTTACGAAAAATCCATCACAAGCAGGATGCAGTTGGAAGACAACAAAATAGACAAAGTTCAGTGGGGAATTGATGAAGGTGTGGGCATAAGGCTAATAAAGGATGGAAAAACCTATTATGGATACATCACCGATATAACCTACGAAAACCTTCTTGAGATAGCGAGGACTTTGGCTAAGGGTAGCGGTCATGGTCCAGTAGCAATTGGAAAAAAGCGCATTGTAGGATGGACTGAGGTAATAATAGACCCAGAAGAAAAGGACTTAAATTACAGGGCAGAAATACTTCATAGGGCAAATGCAAAAGCCAGAAGTTATGGGGACAAAATAAAACAGGTTTTGGTGGTTCTCATGGACAAAACAAGGGATATTATGGTGATAAACTCTTTGGGGGAAAGTGCGGAAGATCTGCAAAAGAGAGTAGTGTTCTTCACAGAAGTGGTGGCAAGCGACGGTATAAACTTGCAGAGGGGTTACGAATCTTTGGGTGGGGCTAAGGGCTTTGAGATCTTTGAGGAAAGTCCTCCTGAGCTTGTGGCGGAAAAGGCTGCAAAGCGAGCTCTGCTCATGCTTTCTGCAAAACCAGCACCTGCAGGACAATTTACGGTGGTCCTTTCTGGAGAAGCTGGAGGGACTATGATACACGAAGCAGTTGGACACGGGTTTGAGGCGGACTTGGTCCAAAAAGGGCTTTCTGTCTATAAGGGTAAATTGGGACAAAAGGTTGCCAGCGAGCTCATAACTGTAATAGATGATGGGTCCCTTCAGGGTAAAAACGGCTACTTTGTGGTAGATGACGAAGGTGTCCCTTCCCAAAGGACAGTGCTTATAGAGAATGGTTATTTAGTGGGCTATATGTACGATAGGCTGTCTGCCATGAAAGAGGGAAAACAATCCACCGGAAACGGAAGAAGGCAAAGTTATGCTCACATTCCAATGGTTAGGATGACCAACACTTTCATAGCCAGCGGTAAGGACAATCCAGAGGATATAATAAGAGATACTAAAAAAGGAGTGTTTGTTGTTAAAATGGGAGGAGGAGAAGTCAATACAGTAACTGGAGACTTTGTCTTTGAAATAATGGAGGGCTATATGATAGAAAATGGTCAAATAACCTATCCTATCAGGTCTGCCACTCTCATAGGCAATGGTCCAAAGGTATTGCAGGACGTGGATGCGGTAGGTTGGGATCTTGGTTGGAGTATAGGCACGTGTGGTAAAGACGGACAGGGAGTGCCAGTGTCTGACGCCCAGCCAACCTTAAGGATAAGGTCCTTAATTTTAGGGGGCACGGAGGTTTAA
- a CDS encoding slipin family protein has protein sequence MKGILDLLPFLLFFAVVLLSVFEVDILKILGGIVMGFSPLIVIAILVVVFLAAALKIVPEYQRAVIFRLGRVIGAKGPGLFILIPIIDRMVKVDLRTVTLDVPTQDIITKDNVSVSVDAVVYFRVVDPVKAIVEVENYLYATSQIAQTTLRSVCGSVELDELLAEREKLNIQLQEIIDRQTDPWGVKVVAVELKKIDLPEELRKAMARQAEAERERRAKIISAEAEYQAAQKLADAAKILASEPLALQLRYLETIQNTVTKPGNTVLVPLPIEMLSYITKATSEIQGKGQ, from the coding sequence ATGAAAGGTATCCTTGACTTACTTCCTTTCTTACTTTTCTTTGCGGTAGTTTTGCTATCTGTTTTTGAGGTAGATATATTAAAAATCTTGGGAGGTATAGTTATGGGTTTTTCTCCACTGATAGTTATAGCTATTTTGGTTGTTGTGTTCTTAGCCGCAGCTTTAAAGATAGTTCCTGAATATCAGAGGGCTGTCATCTTCAGGTTGGGGAGGGTGATAGGAGCAAAAGGTCCTGGTCTGTTCATACTCATCCCCATCATAGACAGGATGGTAAAGGTGGATTTAAGGACGGTCACTTTAGACGTGCCCACACAAGACATTATCACAAAGGACAACGTCTCCGTTAGTGTGGATGCGGTGGTGTATTTTAGGGTGGTGGATCCTGTCAAAGCAATAGTGGAAGTAGAAAACTACCTGTATGCTACTTCTCAGATAGCTCAGACCACTCTTAGAAGCGTGTGCGGTTCGGTAGAGTTGGACGAGCTTTTGGCAGAGAGGGAAAAGCTAAACATTCAGCTTCAGGAGATAATAGACAGACAGACTGACCCGTGGGGTGTAAAAGTGGTAGCTGTGGAGCTAAAGAAGATAGACCTTCCGGAAGAGCTAAGAAAAGCCATGGCAAGGCAGGCTGAGGCAGAAAGGGAAAGAAGGGCAAAGATAATCAGCGCAGAGGCGGAATACCAAGCAGCGCAGAAACTGGCGGACGCCGCAAAAATCTTAGCTTCAGAACCATTGGCGTTACAGCTCAGATACTTAGAAACTATACAGAACACAGTAACTAAACCTGGCAACACGGTGCTTGTGCCCTTACCTATAGAGATGCTATCTTACATTACAAAGGCTACCAGTGAAATACAAGGTAAAGGTCAATAG